In a genomic window of uncultured Flavobacterium sp.:
- a CDS encoding L-threonylcarbamoyladenylate synthase, with protein sequence MNEEIINAYEVIKEGGIILYPTDTVWGIGCDATNPEAVAKIYKLKQRAETQSMIVLMNGEKMMYNVFKNIPEVAWQILDLSEKPTTLILDEPRNVAKNIIAADNSLAVRIVKEPFCFKLLERMKKPLVSTSANISGQPTPIAFKDINPEIIKGVDYVVKLNQDRIGGKPSTIIKLTNDSQVKVIRK encoded by the coding sequence ATGAACGAAGAAATAATCAACGCTTACGAAGTCATTAAAGAAGGCGGAATCATTCTGTATCCTACTGATACCGTTTGGGGAATTGGCTGTGACGCCACAAATCCAGAAGCTGTTGCCAAAATATACAAATTGAAACAACGTGCCGAAACTCAAAGCATGATTGTATTGATGAACGGCGAAAAAATGATGTATAATGTGTTCAAAAACATTCCTGAAGTGGCGTGGCAAATTTTAGATTTATCTGAAAAACCAACCACTTTAATTTTAGACGAACCAAGAAATGTGGCCAAAAATATTATCGCTGCAGATAATTCTCTTGCCGTTCGTATCGTAAAAGAACCGTTTTGCTTTAAATTATTAGAGCGAATGAAAAAGCCTTTAGTTTCAACTTCGGCTAATATTTCAGGACAGCCTACACCTATTGCTTTCAAAGATATTAATCCCGAAATCATAAAAGGTGTTGATTATGTAGTAAAATTAAATCAGGATAGAATTGGAGGAAAACCTTCGACAATTATCAAATTGACAAATGATTCACAAGTAAAAGTAATCCGTAAATAA